CGCCGTACCGACCGACGGGCCGACCGACGGGCCGCCACCCCCACCTGACCTGCACGACACCCACCCGCACCACGACCGCCCGACGATCGGAGCCCACCATGCAGATCCTCTCGGCCCGGAGCGCCCTGCCGGAGCACCGGCACACCCAGGACGAGATCACCGACGCCTTCGCCGGGGTCATCGCCCGGGGGCGGCTCGACGAGCGGGTGCTGCGCCGGTTCCACCGCAACGCCGGCGTCAGCCAGCGCCACCTCGCGCTGCCCCTCGAGGCCTACGCGGAGCTGAGCGGCTTCACCGAGGCCAACGACCACTTCATCGAGCAGGCCGTGGTGCTGGGCTCGCGGGCCGTCGAGGAGGCGCTCAAGGCCGCCGACCTGACACCCAGCGACGTCGACCTGCTGATGGTCGCGACCGTCACCGGCCTGGCGATCCCCTCCCTCGACGCCCGGATCGCGGCGGTGACCGGGATGCGCCCCGACGTGAAGCGGGTGCCGCTGGTGGGCCTGGGCTGCGTCGCGGGCGCCGCCGGCGTCGCCCGGCTGCACGACTACCTGCTCGGCCGCCCCGACCACGTCGCGGTCCTGATCGCGGTCGAGCTGTGCTCGCTGACCGTGCAGCGCGACGACGTGTCGGTGCCCAACCTGGTCGCCAGCGGTCTCTTCGGCGACGGCGCCGGCGCGGTCGTGGCCCGCGGCAGTGCCGGCGAACCCGGTCGTGCCGAGGTGCTGGACACCCGGAGCCGTCTCTACCCCGACTCCGAGCGCACGATGGGCTTCGACGTCACCAGCGGCGGCCTGCGCATCGTCCTGGACGCCGAGGTGCCCGCGATCGTGGGTCGCTACATCCGCGACGACGTCGACGGTTTCCTCGCCACCCACGACCTCACCCGCGCCGACGTGGGGTGGTGGGTCTGCCACCCCGGCGGCCCCAAGGTGATCGAGGCCCTCCAGGAGGCGCTCGAGCTGGAGCGCGAGGACGTCCGGCTGACGTGGGAGTCGCTCGACCGGGTCGGCAACCTGTCGTCGGCCTCGGTGCTGCACGTCCTCGAGTCCACCCTGCGCGAGCGGCCGCCGCGACCCGGGTCCTACGGGATGATGCTGGCCATGGGACCCGGCTTCTGCTCCGAGCTCGTCCTGCTGCGCGCCGGCGAGGGTGCCCTGTGACCTCGCTGACCGCCTTCACCGTCGTCGTCGCGCTCGTCGCCCTCGAACGGGTGGCGGAGCTGGTCGTCTCCAAGCGCAACGCCGCCTGGTCCTTCGCCCGGGGCGGCGTCGAGACCGGCCAGGGCCACTACCCCGTCATGGTGGTGCTGCACACGGGGCTGCTGGTCGCGATGCTCGTGGAGGCCCACCTCCGCCGACCCGACGTCCCCAGCGCCCTGGCCTGGTCGATGCTGGCGCTGGTGGTCGCCTCCCAGGCGCTGCGCTGGTGGTGCATCAGCGCCCTCGGGCCGCGCTGGAACACCCGCGTGATCGTGGTGCCCGGCCTCGCGCCGGTCACCGGGGGGCCCTACCGGTTCTTCTCCCACCCCAACTACGTCGCGGTCGTGCTCGAGGGTGCGGCGCTGCCGCTGCTGCACCTGTCCTGGGTCACCGCGCTGGTCTTCACCGTCGCCAACGCCGCGCTGCTCACCGTCCGGCTGCGGGTCGAGGACACCGCACTGGCCACCCTTCCCCCGGTCGGGGTCGGTCGTGGGTGAGCCGGTGCGCGACCTCGTCGTGGCCGGCGGCGGACCCGTGGGGCTGGCTGCCGCGCTGCACGCGCGCCGCGCCGGGCTCGACGTGGTGGTCGTCGAGCCCCGCACCGGAGACGTGGACAAGGCCTGCGGCGAGGGCCTGATGCCCGGGGCGCTCGCGCGCCTGGCCGACCTCGGCGTCGAGGTGGCCGGCATCGACCTGGCGGGCATCCGCTACCGCGACCACCGGCGCAGCGTCGACGCCCGGTTCCGGCACGGTCCCGGCCGGGGGGTGCGGCGTACGACGTTGCACGCGGGGTTGTCGCGCCGCCTCGCCGAGGAGGGCATCGAGGTCCGCCACGAGGCGGTGCGCTCGGTCGTCGACCGCGGCACCCACCTGCTGGTCGACGGCCGGCCGGCCCGCTACCTGCTCGCCGCCGACGGACTGCACTCCCCCGTGCGTCGCCTGGTCGGGCTGGAGGCGCCGGTGCGCGGCCGGAGGCGCTACGGCCAGCGCTGCCACCTCCGCGTCGCGCCGTGGAGCGAGTTCGTCGAGGTGCACTGGGCGCAGGACGCGGAGGCCTACGTCACCCCGGTCGCCCCCGACCTCGTCGGGCTGGCGATCCTGAGCAGCCGTCGCGCCCCCTTCGCCACCCTCGTCGAGGGCTTCGGCGAGCTCCGCGAGCGGGTCGCTGCCGCCGAGAGCACCCGCGTGCTCGGCGCGGGACCGCTGCGCCAGTCCGCTCGGCACCGGGTCGCGGGTCGGGTGCTGCTGGTCGGCGACGCGGCCGGCTACGTCGACGCGCTGACCGGCGAGGGCATCGCCCTGGGACTGGCCGAGGCGGCGGCCGCGGTGGCCGCCGTCGCCGCCGACGCCCCCGAGGGGTACGACGCCACCTCGCGCCGCCTGCGCCGGCGCCACGAGCTGCTGACCCGCGGCCTGGTCACCGCCACCCGCCACCAGGTGGTGCGCCGGCGGCTGGTCGCCGCCGCCGACCGGGTGCCGTGGGCCTTCGACGCCGCCGTGAACCAGCTGGCGAGGCCGGCATGAGCGCCCGGACCGATCCCGACGGCCCCGTCGAGCAGGTCGTGCTCCTCGACGAGTCCGGGCAGGCCATCGGCGCCGCCGACAAGGCCCGGGTGCACCACGCCGACACCCCGCTGCACCTGGCGTTCTCCTGCTACGTCTTCGACGACGCCGGCCGGATCCTCCTGACCCAGCGAGCGCTGGGCAAGCGCACCTTCCCCGGGGTGTGGACCAACAGCTGCTGCGGCCACCCGGGCCCCGGTGAACCCCTCGAGCAGGCCGTGCGCCGCCGGCTCGACCAGGAGCTGGGTCTCGAGGTCGGTGAGCTCGACCTCGTCCTGCCCGGCTTCCGCTACCGCGCGGCGATGCAGGGCGTGGTCGAGAACGAGATGTGCCCGGTCCTGGTCACCCGCACCACCGCCCGGCCGGCCCCGAACCCCGACGAGGTCGAGGACGTCGTCTGGGTCCCCTGGGCCGAGTTCCGCACCTCGGTGCTCGACGGCACCCGCGAGATCAGTCCCTGGTGCGCCCTGCAGGTCCGCGCCCTGCCCGAGGATCCGTGGGCAGCACCCGCCCGTCCCACCAGCGAGCTGCCCCCCGCCCTCCACTGACGACCCGGCCCAGATGTCGCGTCGACCCGGCCCAGATGTCGCGTCGAGCCGGCGCAGATGTCGCGTCGAGCCGGCGCAGATGTTCTGAGTGGTCGGTGCGCTGATCACCCCCAGGGAGCCCCGTGCACGACCCGCCGCCATCGCGGGTCCGGGGCGCCCCCACGACGTACGGCGGCCAGATCGGCGTCGCGATCCTCGTGGTCGGCCAGCCGAGAAGCGCCTCGCTCAGGGCCCGCGGCGCCGGGACTCCAGCTCTCGGACCATCCACCACGACTCGTGGTCAGGACCCGACCTGGTGCCTCGAGGTGCACCAGCGCGCCGCTGACCACCTCCAACCAGGCGTCGTCCTGGGTCTCGAGGACGTCGGCGGAGCCGGAGTCACAGGCGTCGCAGTGACAGTCCAGGCCCAGCACGACCACGGGTGGCTCACCGGCGTGCAGCTCGACGTCGACCAGCAGCCCGTCATCCGACCGGGTTCCCACCACCAGCACCGACAATGCACCGGCTGCGCGCGGGACCACACGCCAGGCACCCCGGGTCGAGGCGGCGACGCCGCTGGGGCCGACCTCCTCGCGCGATGCCAGGCCGAGCCCGGTCAGGGCGAGCGTCCACGCCAGGGCGCGAGCGCCCTCGATGCGCCACCTGGCGGGGTCGGAGACCCGGGAGTACTCCTCCTCGAGCGGCTCCCGCTCGGGGTGCGGGGACGCCCATCCCGGCGTGCTCGCCGCCGTCACCGCGAAGCGCGCCTCGACCTCGCGCAGCAGCACCGGCTCGTCCATGCGTCGCAGCGTAGACCGCAGTCGTCACGCGAGTCGGCTGGATTTCTCGGGCCGGGGTCGCCGCGACATTCGGGCCGGGTCGGCGAGGCGGGTTCTAGGTAGTGATGCAACACCTCGATGACTGAGGAGTTGTGCCATGGCTCGACCGATGCGGCCCAGGGAGCTCGACCGTCCGTTCTGGGAGGCGATCCGTTCCGGGCTGGGAGTGAAGTCGGCTGCCCGTGTGACGGGCATGTCGGCGACCACGTCTAAGCGGGTCTTCCGCAAGGCTGGCGGGGTGAACCCTGTTCCTGTGAACCCGCCGGTGGGCCGGTATCTGTCCTGGGTCGAGCGCGAGGACATCGCAGCGTTGACCCATGCCGGCCACGGGGTCCGTGAGGTCGCGCGTCGTACTGGCAGGAGCCCAGCCACGATCAGCCGCGAGCTGGCCCGTGGTGCGACCGGTCGTGGGTACCGGGCCTCGGTGGCCCAGTCCAAGGTCGATCGTGGCCGCACGAGGTCGCGGGGGGCGAAGCTGGCCACCAACCTGCAGTTGCGCAGAGCGGTCCAAGACCACCTGGTCCAGCGTCGCAGCCCCGAACAGATCGCTGGCAGACTTCGACGCGACTTCCCCGACGATCCGGAGATGCGGGTGTCACCCGAGACGATCTACCAGTCGCTGTACATCCAGGCCCGCGGCGGGCTGAAGCGCGAGTTGAGCGCGCACCTGCGCACCGGACGTTCGATGCGCAAACCCCACCGCCGTGAGGCCGAGCGACGCGGCCGGATCCCCGGCATGGTCATGATCAGCGAACGACCCGCCGAGGTCGAGGACCGCGCCGTGCCCGGGCACTGGGAAGGCGACCTGATCCTCGGCTCGACCGCCTCGAAGTCCGCGGTGGGCACCCTGGTCGAGCGCAGCACCGGGTTCGTGATGCTGCTGCACCTGCCCGGCGACCACGGCGCCTTGGCGGTCCAAGAAGCGCTCGTGGCGAAGATGGCCACCCTGCCCGAGCAGCTGCGCCGCTCGCTGACCTGGGACCAGGGCGGCGAGATGGCCAACCACGTCGCGATCGCCGAGGCCACCGGCCTGGAGATCTACTTCTGTGACCCGCACTCGCCCTGGCAACGCGGCTCGAACGAGAACACCAACGGCCTGCTGCGCCAGTACCTGCCCAAGGGCACCGACCTGTCCTTCTACGGCCCCGGCCTGCTCGACAACATCGCCTCCGAGCTCAACGCCCGACCCCGCAAACGCCACGACTTCCAAACCCCAGCCGAGGTCCTCGACCAACTACTCTCAGACCCCATCACCAACCACGGTGTTGCGTGACTACCTAGATTCCGCCCGAGACATCTGGGCCGGGTCGGCGAGATATCTGGGCCGGGTCAGGTGGTGGCGGTGCCGTGAAGGGCGCCCTTGGCGTCCCCCCGATGCACCGGTACGCCGCTGCCGGCGAGGTCGCGCACGGCGTCGAGGTCGCGCGGCGTCACCGCGTCGGCCTCGGTGAGCACGACGGCGGCCTCGAGCCCGGTGGACCCGGAGGCGACGGCCATCGCCACGCAGACGCCGAGCGCCGAGACCTGCAGCGAGGGCAGGTCGACGGTCGCGGCGGCGTAGGTGCGGCCGTCGGCGTCACGCACCGCAGCCCCCTCGGCGGCCTGGGTGCGCGCCCGGGTCGAGCGCGCCAGCGTCACCAGCTTCTTGTCCTCCGCGGCCAGCTCGTCCGGGGCGGGGCTCTCGGGGCTCTCGGGCTTCTCGGTGCTGCTCACTGGTCCTCGTCGTCCTCTCGATGGTCACGGGCGTCGTCGCGGCGGTTGTCGGGGCGGGAGTCGTCCTCGTCCTCGTCGTCGTCGGGCTCGACCCGCGAGATCAGGACGGTCACGATCTTGTTGCGCCGCCCGGCGGTGTCCTCGGCGACGAAGCGCAGCCCGTGCGCCTCGACGGCCGAGCCCGGGATCGGCACCAGGCCGAGGTGCTTGGCCATCAGGCCGCCGACGGAGTCGACGTCCTCCTCCTCGACGTCGAAGCCGAAGAGCTCCTCGAGGTCGTCGACGGGGAAGCGCGAGGAGACCCGCATGACGCCCTCCGCGAGGGTCTCGACCTCGATCTCCTCCTCGTCGTACTCGTCGGTGATCTCGCCGACGATCTCCTCGAGGACGTCCTCGATGGTGATCAGCCCGGCGGTGCCGCCGTACTCGTCGACGACGACGGCGATGTGCTGGCGGCGAGCCTGCATCTCCTTGAGCAGCCCGTCGACGGCCTTCGACTCGGGCACCCAGTGCACCGGGCGCATCACCGACTCGATGCGCTCGGTGAACTGCGCGTCCGGGGCCTCGAAGTCGCGCCGCACGATGTCCTTGAGGTAGGCCATCCCGACGACGTCGTCGAGGTTCTCGTCGACGACCGGGAGCCGGGAGAAGCCGCTGCGCAGGAACAGCGAGAGGCTCTGGCGCAGGTTCTTGTGCTTCTCCACGTAGACCACGTCGTTGCGGGGCACCATCACCTCGCGCGCCGTGGTGTCGCCGAGCTCGAAGACCGAGTGGATCATCCGGCGCTCCTCGGACTCGATGAGCGAGGACGCCTCGGCGAGGTCGACGAGCTCGCGCAGCTCGGACTCGGTGGAGAACGGGCCCTCACGGAAGCCCTTGCCGGGCGTGATCGCGTTGCCGAGGGCGATGAGCACCTGCGGGATCGGGCCGAGCACCCGAGTGATGATCGTCAGCGGCGCCGCCGAGAGCAGCGCCACGGTCTCGGAGTGCTGG
This Nocardioides dokdonensis FR1436 DNA region includes the following protein-coding sequences:
- a CDS encoding type III polyketide synthase, which translates into the protein MTCTTPTRTTTARRSEPTMQILSARSALPEHRHTQDEITDAFAGVIARGRLDERVLRRFHRNAGVSQRHLALPLEAYAELSGFTEANDHFIEQAVVLGSRAVEEALKAADLTPSDVDLLMVATVTGLAIPSLDARIAAVTGMRPDVKRVPLVGLGCVAGAAGVARLHDYLLGRPDHVAVLIAVELCSLTVQRDDVSVPNLVASGLFGDGAGAVVARGSAGEPGRAEVLDTRSRLYPDSERTMGFDVTSGGLRIVLDAEVPAIVGRYIRDDVDGFLATHDLTRADVGWWVCHPGGPKVIEALQEALELEREDVRLTWESLDRVGNLSSASVLHVLESTLRERPPRPGSYGMMLAMGPGFCSELVLLRAGEGAL
- a CDS encoding isoprenylcysteine carboxyl methyltransferase family protein translates to MTSLTAFTVVVALVALERVAELVVSKRNAAWSFARGGVETGQGHYPVMVVLHTGLLVAMLVEAHLRRPDVPSALAWSMLALVVASQALRWWCISALGPRWNTRVIVVPGLAPVTGGPYRFFSHPNYVAVVLEGAALPLLHLSWVTALVFTVANAALLTVRLRVEDTALATLPPVGVGRG
- a CDS encoding NAD(P)/FAD-dependent oxidoreductase is translated as MGEPVRDLVVAGGGPVGLAAALHARRAGLDVVVVEPRTGDVDKACGEGLMPGALARLADLGVEVAGIDLAGIRYRDHRRSVDARFRHGPGRGVRRTTLHAGLSRRLAEEGIEVRHEAVRSVVDRGTHLLVDGRPARYLLAADGLHSPVRRLVGLEAPVRGRRRYGQRCHLRVAPWSEFVEVHWAQDAEAYVTPVAPDLVGLAILSSRRAPFATLVEGFGELRERVAAAESTRVLGAGPLRQSARHRVAGRVLLVGDAAGYVDALTGEGIALGLAEAAAAVAAVAADAPEGYDATSRRLRRRHELLTRGLVTATRHQVVRRRLVAAADRVPWAFDAAVNQLARPA
- the idi gene encoding isopentenyl-diphosphate Delta-isomerase; the encoded protein is MSARTDPDGPVEQVVLLDESGQAIGAADKARVHHADTPLHLAFSCYVFDDAGRILLTQRALGKRTFPGVWTNSCCGHPGPGEPLEQAVRRRLDQELGLEVGELDLVLPGFRYRAAMQGVVENEMCPVLVTRTTARPAPNPDEVEDVVWVPWAEFRTSVLDGTREISPWCALQVRALPEDPWAAPARPTSELPPALH
- a CDS encoding DUF6226 family protein — protein: MDEPVLLREVEARFAVTAASTPGWASPHPEREPLEEEYSRVSDPARWRIEGARALAWTLALTGLGLASREEVGPSGVAASTRGAWRVVPRAAGALSVLVVGTRSDDGLLVDVELHAGEPPVVVLGLDCHCDACDSGSADVLETQDDAWLEVVSGALVHLEAPGRVLTTSRGGWSESWSPGAAGPERGASRLADHEDRDADLAAVRRGGAPDPRWRRVVHGAPWG
- a CDS encoding IS30 family transposase is translated as MARPMRPRELDRPFWEAIRSGLGVKSAARVTGMSATTSKRVFRKAGGVNPVPVNPPVGRYLSWVEREDIAALTHAGHGVREVARRTGRSPATISRELARGATGRGYRASVAQSKVDRGRTRSRGAKLATNLQLRRAVQDHLVQRRSPEQIAGRLRRDFPDDPEMRVSPETIYQSLYIQARGGLKRELSAHLRTGRSMRKPHRREAERRGRIPGMVMISERPAEVEDRAVPGHWEGDLILGSTASKSAVGTLVERSTGFVMLLHLPGDHGALAVQEALVAKMATLPEQLRRSLTWDQGGEMANHVAIAEATGLEIYFCDPHSPWQRGSNENTNGLLRQYLPKGTDLSFYGPGLLDNIASELNARPRKRHDFQTPAEVLDQLLSDPITNHGVA
- a CDS encoding cytidine deaminase is translated as MSSTEKPESPESPAPDELAAEDKKLVTLARSTRARTQAAEGAAVRDADGRTYAAATVDLPSLQVSALGVCVAMAVASGSTGLEAAVVLTEADAVTPRDLDAVRDLAGSGVPVHRGDAKGALHGTATT
- a CDS encoding hemolysin family protein; translation: MSAGDIGLLITAAALVLLAGVFSAADAALGSFSHARAGELLAEGRTGAKRLIGLLDDPPRYLNTALLLRLACEVSAIVLVALQVDELMDGAWWASVLTTIGVMLVLSFVVVGVAPRTMGRQHSETVALLSAAPLTIITRVLGPIPQVLIALGNAITPGKGFREGPFSTESELRELVDLAEASSLIESEERRMIHSVFELGDTTAREVMVPRNDVVYVEKHKNLRQSLSLFLRSGFSRLPVVDENLDDVVGMAYLKDIVRRDFEAPDAQFTERIESVMRPVHWVPESKAVDGLLKEMQARRQHIAVVVDEYGGTAGLITIEDVLEEIVGEITDEYDEEEIEVETLAEGVMRVSSRFPVDDLEELFGFDVEEEDVDSVGGLMAKHLGLVPIPGSAVEAHGLRFVAEDTAGRRNKIVTVLISRVEPDDDEDEDDSRPDNRRDDARDHREDDEDQ